The proteins below are encoded in one region of Mycobacterium botniense:
- a CDS encoding serine/threonine-protein kinase — MPPSEGLVEGLNEGDVFAGYTIVRLLGSGGMGAVYLAQHPRLPRRDALKILPANLTADREFRQRFIREADLAAQLSHPNIVSIHDRGEFDGQLWISMDYVPGTDAAQLLRSHYRFGMPPAGVVEVVAAVADALDYAHSRGLLHRDVKPANILLGERTARGQRTLLADFGIARQLGDISGLTATNMLVGTTGYCAPEQLRGSDLDGRADQYALGCTAFHLLTGSAPFQHSNPAVVITSHLSEPPPLIGARRPELAWLNTVFARVLAKNPDDRYPSCSDFAAALAAVSPDAWAPTLAASRAAAAPAQTTPPRRHRVRAAALIPVAAAVVLIAAAALAGTQLLRAHSPQQGAVAPSASVPAPGNAAPPVPAPTVQLSRYITDQSGVLTDSGRAAVHRALDRLYAERNVHLWVVYVNNFSGERPLRWAEETMRTNGFPDTDALLAIATDERHFSFRVPATVIPPLDAEAIRRDRIEPAVRRGEWARAAIAAADGLAAAGG, encoded by the coding sequence ATGCCGCCCAGCGAAGGCCTCGTCGAAGGCCTTAACGAAGGCGATGTGTTCGCCGGGTACACCATCGTGCGGCTGCTGGGATCCGGGGGGATGGGCGCGGTATACCTCGCCCAGCACCCGCGGTTGCCCCGTCGCGACGCCCTGAAGATCCTGCCCGCCAATCTGACTGCGGACCGGGAGTTTCGGCAGCGATTCATCCGTGAGGCCGACTTAGCCGCACAGCTCTCGCATCCCAATATCGTCAGCATCCACGATCGCGGCGAATTTGACGGGCAGCTGTGGATTTCGATGGACTATGTGCCGGGCACCGACGCCGCGCAGCTGCTGCGCAGCCACTACCGGTTCGGCATGCCGCCCGCCGGGGTGGTCGAAGTCGTCGCGGCGGTAGCCGATGCGCTCGACTACGCGCATTCGCGCGGATTGCTGCATCGTGACGTCAAACCCGCCAACATCCTGCTGGGTGAGCGCACCGCGCGTGGACAGCGGACCTTGCTCGCTGACTTCGGGATCGCCCGCCAGCTCGGTGATATCAGCGGTTTGACCGCGACCAACATGCTGGTCGGCACCACCGGCTACTGCGCGCCCGAGCAGCTCAGGGGTTCAGACCTCGACGGCCGAGCTGATCAATATGCACTCGGGTGCACCGCTTTTCACCTGCTGACGGGGTCGGCCCCGTTTCAGCATTCCAATCCGGCGGTGGTCATCACCAGCCACCTGTCCGAGCCGCCGCCGCTGATTGGCGCGCGCCGGCCCGAATTAGCCTGGCTCAACACTGTTTTTGCCCGGGTACTGGCCAAAAACCCCGACGACCGGTATCCCAGCTGCTCGGATTTCGCTGCCGCGCTGGCCGCGGTTTCACCCGACGCATGGGCCCCCACCCTGGCCGCCTCCCGTGCCGCTGCGGCACCGGCGCAGACCACGCCACCGCGCCGGCACCGCGTGCGGGCGGCGGCACTGATCCCGGTGGCCGCCGCCGTCGTGCTGATCGCAGCGGCCGCGCTCGCCGGCACGCAACTGCTCCGCGCCCATTCACCCCAGCAGGGCGCGGTAGCCCCGTCCGCGTCTGTGCCGGCGCCCGGCAACGCTGCTCCGCCCGTACCAGCCCCCACGGTGCAGCTCTCCCGCTATATCACCGATCAGTCCGGTGTACTGACCGATTCCGGGCGCGCCGCGGTGCACAGGGCCCTCGACCGGCTCTACGCCGAGCGCAATGTCCACCTGTGGGTGGTCTATGTCAACAATTTCTCCGGGGAGAGACCGCTGCGATGGGCTGAAGAGACCATGCGCACCAATGGATTCCCTGATACCGACGCCCTATTGGCTATCGCCACCGACGAGCGCCATTTCTCGTTCCGGGTGCCCGCTACGGTGATCCCTCCCCTCGACGCCGAGGCGATCCGCAGGGACCGCATCGAACCCGCGGTCCGCCGCGGCGAATGGGCCCGCGCGGCGATAGCCGCAGCCGACGGGTTGGCGGCCGCGGGCGGCTGA
- a CDS encoding cytochrome P450, with amino-acid sequence MSVSTPEVSRGPVEFDPYSDDFFNSPFETYRRMRDEAPVYYSAKYDFWALTRYEDVAAAYKDFATFSSAKGVTLDIIKAKDLHMPAGKLIIMMDPPEHERMRKLVNRVFTPRAIAALEPMIRDKIHDVVKTLDPAGFDAVADFAALFPVEIITTMLGVPAEDRQQLRIWLDKGLERAPGSMSPSPEGIDAMMQSGAYYYDLIQQRRAHPQDDMISRLIESEVIEDGEVRRLDDIEIAGFANMLGGAGAETVTKLVGNAVVVFADNPDQWHKLREDRSKIGAAFEELLRYEGPSQYNVRTTTRDVTLHGTTIPADSAVLLINGSALRDERVFPDPDRFDIDRERKFGYNIGFGYGIHSCLGAALARMEGRIALEALLDLIPRYEIDRAGLRRVHMTNVCGWSNVPVRALD; translated from the coding sequence GTGAGTGTGTCGACCCCGGAGGTTTCGCGCGGCCCGGTCGAATTCGACCCCTATTCCGATGATTTCTTTAACTCGCCGTTCGAGACCTACCGCCGTATGCGCGACGAGGCCCCGGTCTACTACAGCGCCAAATACGATTTCTGGGCGCTGACCCGCTACGAAGACGTCGCAGCGGCCTACAAGGATTTCGCGACCTTCTCGTCGGCCAAAGGCGTCACCCTCGACATCATCAAAGCCAAAGATCTGCACATGCCGGCCGGGAAGTTGATCATCATGATGGATCCGCCCGAGCACGAGCGGATGCGCAAACTGGTGAACCGGGTCTTCACCCCGCGGGCGATCGCGGCGCTCGAGCCGATGATCCGCGACAAGATCCACGACGTCGTCAAGACTCTGGATCCGGCCGGATTCGACGCCGTCGCCGACTTCGCAGCGTTGTTCCCGGTGGAGATCATCACCACGATGCTCGGCGTGCCCGCCGAGGACCGTCAGCAACTGCGGATCTGGCTGGACAAGGGCCTGGAACGCGCCCCCGGCTCGATGAGCCCGTCACCGGAAGGTATCGACGCCATGATGCAATCCGGTGCGTACTACTACGACCTGATCCAACAGCGTCGCGCCCATCCGCAAGACGACATGATCAGCCGGCTGATCGAGTCGGAGGTCATCGAGGACGGAGAAGTGCGGCGGCTCGATGACATCGAGATCGCCGGATTCGCCAACATGCTCGGCGGCGCCGGCGCCGAAACGGTCACCAAACTGGTCGGCAACGCGGTGGTCGTGTTCGCCGACAATCCCGACCAATGGCACAAGCTGCGCGAGGACCGCAGCAAGATCGGCGCAGCATTTGAGGAGTTGCTGCGCTACGAAGGCCCGTCGCAGTACAACGTGCGCACCACCACCCGCGACGTGACCCTGCACGGCACCACCATCCCCGCCGATAGCGCCGTCTTGCTCATCAACGGTTCGGCGCTGCGTGATGAGCGGGTCTTTCCCGACCCCGACCGGTTCGACATCGACCGGGAGCGAAAATTCGGCTACAACATCGGTTTCGGCTACGGTATCCACAGCTGTCTGGGGGCGGCGCTGGCACGCATGGAGGGCCGGATCGCCCTGGAGGCGCTGCTGGACCTGATTCCCCGCTATGAGATCGACCGCGCCGGTCTGCGCCGGGTGCATATGACCAACGTGTGCGGTTGGTCCAACGTGCCGGTGCGCGCTCTCGATTAA
- a CDS encoding CaiB/BaiF CoA transferase family protein, translated as MNANPHTNDVLAGVRVLEVAAWTFVPAAGAVLAEWGAEVIKVEPRDGGDPQRGLITSGLVPAGAGGVNYMIEMPNRGKKSIGVDLTTPGGREVVAELAKSCDVFVTSYLPSRRKRLGIDVDDIRAANPEIIYVRGSGYGPRGQDADRPGYDGVSYWCRGGVGRALTPDDTAPIRQRPAFGDLLGGLTIAGGVAAALYKRKATGVTSIVDVSLLGLAAYNLTPDVMVSKLYGSQPLPSFGHSDAPNPLVGDYRTKDGRYITLMMLQSDRYFPEVMNLIGRPDLVADQRFADAASRFHNRAELIRIMDDVFAQHTLAEWREILRPLTGAWGVVQAPGELPDDPAVIANGYIPTATTMSGAPYQLPVNPVQFDEQQVVPAGAPEHGQHTEQVLLDAGIDWERIEKYKNEGAVL; from the coding sequence ATTAACGCCAACCCGCACACCAATGACGTCCTGGCCGGGGTACGGGTGCTGGAGGTCGCCGCCTGGACCTTCGTGCCCGCGGCCGGTGCCGTTCTCGCCGAGTGGGGCGCCGAGGTGATCAAAGTGGAACCCCGCGACGGCGGTGACCCGCAACGGGGCCTGATCACCAGCGGTTTGGTTCCGGCGGGCGCGGGCGGGGTCAACTACATGATCGAGATGCCCAACCGCGGGAAAAAATCGATCGGCGTCGACCTGACCACCCCGGGCGGCCGGGAGGTTGTGGCCGAGCTGGCGAAATCCTGCGACGTGTTTGTGACGAGCTATCTGCCGAGCCGGCGCAAGCGGTTGGGTATCGACGTCGACGATATCCGCGCGGCCAACCCAGAGATCATCTATGTGCGCGGATCAGGTTACGGCCCGCGCGGACAAGACGCCGACCGACCCGGCTACGACGGGGTGTCCTACTGGTGTCGCGGCGGGGTGGGCAGGGCCCTGACTCCTGATGACACCGCGCCCATCCGCCAGCGCCCCGCGTTCGGTGACCTGCTCGGCGGCCTGACCATCGCCGGCGGTGTTGCGGCAGCGCTGTACAAGCGCAAGGCCACCGGGGTGACCTCGATCGTGGACGTGTCGCTGCTGGGGCTTGCCGCCTACAACCTCACACCGGATGTCATGGTCAGCAAACTGTATGGATCCCAACCGCTTCCAAGCTTCGGCCACAGCGACGCGCCCAATCCATTGGTGGGCGACTACCGCACGAAGGACGGCCGGTACATCACGTTGATGATGCTGCAGTCCGATCGTTACTTTCCCGAGGTGATGAACCTGATCGGCCGCCCGGACCTGGTGGCGGATCAGCGTTTCGCCGACGCCGCATCCCGGTTTCACAACCGTGCCGAGCTGATCCGGATCATGGACGACGTGTTCGCGCAACACACCCTCGCCGAATGGCGGGAAATCCTGCGGCCGCTCACAGGAGCGTGGGGAGTGGTCCAGGCCCCCGGCGAGCTGCCGGACGACCCTGCCGTCATCGCCAACGGCTACATCCCGACGGCCACCACCATGAGCGGCGCCCCGTATCAGCTGCCGGTCAACCCGGTGCAGTTCGACGAACAGCAGGTGGTGCCCGCCGGCGCGCCCGAACACGGCCAGCACACCGAACAAGTGCTGCTGGACGCCGGAATCGATTGGGAAAGAATCGAAAAATACAAAAACGAGGGAGCTGTGCTGTGA
- the hisF gene encoding imidazole glycerol phosphate synthase subunit HisF — MYAGNGLAVRVIPCLDVDNGRVVKGVNFENLRDAGDPVELAAAYDAEGADELTFLDVTASSSGRATMLEVVRRTADQVFIPLTVGGGVRSVADVDALLRAGADKVAVNTAAIERPGLLAELARSFGSQCIVLSVDARAVPAGSAPTPSGWEVTTHGGRRGTGIDAVEWAARGAELGVGEILLNSMDADGTKSGFDVAMLRAVRAAVRLPVIASGGAGAVQHFAPAVFAGADAVLAASVFHFRQLTIGQVKAAMAAEGITVR; from the coding sequence GTGTATGCCGGTAACGGTCTCGCGGTGCGGGTGATCCCATGTCTGGACGTCGACAACGGGCGGGTGGTCAAGGGTGTCAACTTCGAAAACCTCCGCGACGCTGGTGATCCCGTCGAGCTGGCCGCCGCCTATGACGCAGAGGGCGCCGATGAGCTGACCTTCCTGGATGTGACCGCGTCGTCGTCGGGACGTGCCACCATGCTGGAAGTGGTGCGCCGCACCGCCGACCAGGTGTTCATCCCGCTGACCGTGGGCGGCGGGGTGCGCAGCGTGGCCGATGTCGACGCGCTGCTGCGCGCCGGGGCCGACAAGGTCGCGGTGAACACCGCCGCCATCGAGCGGCCCGGCCTGCTCGCCGAGCTGGCCCGCTCGTTCGGCTCCCAGTGCATTGTGTTGTCGGTCGACGCGCGCGCCGTGCCGGCCGGGTCGGCGCCCACACCGTCGGGCTGGGAGGTCACCACCCACGGGGGCCGGCGCGGCACGGGCATTGACGCGGTCGAATGGGCGGCCCGCGGCGCCGAACTCGGAGTGGGCGAGATCCTGCTGAACTCGATGGACGCCGACGGCACCAAATCCGGTTTCGACGTGGCGATGCTGCGTGCGGTGCGCGCTGCGGTGCGCCTGCCGGTGATCGCCAGCGGGGGAGCGGGTGCGGTGCAGCATTTCGCGCCCGCGGTGTTCGCCGGCGCCGACGCGGTGTTGGCGGCGAGCGTCTTTCACTTCCGGCAGCTGACCATCGGGCAGGTCAAGGCGGCGATGGCGGCGGAAGGGATCACGGTGCGATGA
- the hisI gene encoding phosphoribosyl-AMP cyclohydrolase — translation MTLDPAIAARLKRNAQGLFTAVVQERGSGDVLMVAWMDDAALARTLKTREATYFSRTRGEHWVKGATSGHTQYVHSVRLDCDGDAVLLVVDQVGGACHTGDHSCFDADVLLEPEE, via the coding sequence ATGACACTGGACCCCGCGATCGCGGCGCGGCTCAAGCGAAACGCTCAGGGACTGTTCACCGCCGTCGTGCAGGAGCGCGGCAGCGGTGACGTGTTGATGGTCGCCTGGATGGACGACGCAGCGCTGGCGCGTACCCTGAAAACCCGGGAAGCGACGTACTTTTCACGCACCCGCGGTGAGCACTGGGTCAAAGGCGCCACCTCCGGGCACACCCAGTACGTGCACTCGGTGCGGCTGGACTGTGACGGCGACGCGGTGCTGCTGGTGGTCGACCAGGTCGGTGGGGCCTGTCACACCGGAGATCACAGCTGTTTCGACGCCGACGTGCTGCTGGAACCGGAGGAGTAG